A single window of Desulfovibrio sp. UIB00 DNA harbors:
- a CDS encoding isochorismate lyase, with amino-acid sequence MKKPGECSSLEDIRFEIDLLDKEMVNLLGRRLKYVLAAAAFKKGEEDIPAPDRVRSMLAQRRAWARDCGLAEDFVEKLFIHITDWYIATQIGHWRQTYMPGRAGE; translated from the coding sequence ATGAAAAAGCCGGGCGAATGCTCAAGCCTTGAAGATATCCGTTTTGAAATAGATCTGCTGGATAAAGAAATGGTCAACCTGCTTGGTCGCCGCCTGAAGTATGTCCTAGCTGCTGCTGCCTTCAAAAAGGGTGAGGAGGACATCCCCGCGCCAGATCGGGTAAGAAGCATGCTGGCGCAAAGGCGGGCATGGGCCAGGGATTGCGGGCTTGCGGAAGACTTTGTTGAAAAGTTGTTTATTCATATTACCGACTGGTACATTGCCACGCAGATCGGGCATTGGCGGCAAACTTACATGCCGGGCAGGGCGGGTGAATGA
- a CDS encoding ABC transporter ATP-binding protein: protein MIREYLGFDLTEHRDDKMMQGIVFGALGACAEALPWFLAAFALPYVLEGGNTLAAVVAVAALGIVGFLLGLMAKVKALCANFDATYAMVSHARIGLANHLAKLPLGRVLLQRDGAWAELITAQFSMYQDIVTLVWGCVVAGTAFPVLLWLLLLWLNWACAAVLLLALPCAMLSVPLAYRLLDRAAAKVAQARQDASVNVLEVITGARDLRFFDPLEQRAETALQSLRDYRDQSMKTEVAPAPALLLFSLVIFIGAAVSIGVASLQFAAQGGSPASFFVVILLTLRLAMAINEFGPYLAEMRFVGTIIQRIRDVMDEPIMPQTRQGQQPQDGGIDVSHVTFSYGGADVIHNASLQVGNGKMAALVGPSGSGKSTLAALTARLWDVKGGAIRIGNVDLRDMDERTLQETVSMVLQDVVLFPMTVADNIRLGRPDASMDKVIEVAKAACIHERVLQLPLGYETLLENGDVALSGGERQRLAIARAILKDAPVLILDEATASLDLENETAVQQALANLCREKTTLVIAHRLWTIQDADCIFVMDKGAIVERGTHVELMNALGLYAKMWEVQNKGG from the coding sequence ATGATTCGGGAATATCTGGGTTTTGATCTGACAGAGCATCGAGATGATAAAATGATGCAGGGCATTGTTTTTGGCGCTCTGGGGGCCTGCGCCGAAGCATTGCCCTGGTTTTTGGCAGCGTTTGCCTTGCCATACGTGCTGGAAGGGGGAAACACGCTTGCTGCTGTGGTAGCCGTTGCGGCACTGGGGATTGTGGGTTTTCTGCTGGGACTCATGGCAAAGGTTAAGGCTTTGTGCGCCAATTTTGACGCAACATACGCGATGGTTTCGCATGCCAGAATCGGCCTGGCCAACCATCTTGCAAAATTGCCATTGGGCCGGGTGCTGTTGCAAAGGGACGGGGCCTGGGCCGAACTGATAACCGCACAGTTCAGCATGTATCAAGACATAGTAACCTTGGTTTGGGGCTGCGTGGTGGCCGGAACAGCCTTTCCCGTACTGCTGTGGTTGCTGCTGCTCTGGCTCAACTGGGCCTGTGCGGCGGTGCTGTTGCTGGCGCTGCCTTGCGCCATGCTGAGTGTGCCCCTGGCGTATCGATTGCTGGACAGGGCCGCAGCCAAGGTAGCCCAAGCGCGGCAGGATGCCTCCGTAAACGTGCTTGAGGTCATTACAGGAGCCAGGGATCTGCGTTTTTTCGATCCTCTGGAGCAACGTGCCGAAACTGCACTGCAATCCCTGCGCGACTACCGCGACCAGTCCATGAAAACAGAAGTGGCGCCTGCCCCTGCATTACTGCTGTTTAGCTTGGTCATCTTTATCGGAGCCGCAGTGTCTATTGGTGTTGCAAGTCTGCAATTTGCCGCGCAGGGGGGCAGCCCGGCATCATTTTTTGTGGTGATTTTGCTGACGCTGCGCCTGGCCATGGCAATCAATGAATTTGGTCCATATCTGGCGGAAATGCGTTTTGTTGGCACAATCATTCAACGTATCCGGGATGTTATGGATGAACCGATCATGCCGCAAACGCGCCAGGGACAACAGCCGCAGGATGGCGGCATTGACGTGTCGCACGTGACATTCAGCTATGGTGGTGCGGATGTCATTCATAATGCTTCGCTTCAGGTAGGCAATGGTAAAATGGCCGCCCTGGTGGGGCCATCCGGGTCTGGAAAAAGTACCCTCGCAGCGCTGACGGCCCGTTTGTGGGACGTCAAAGGTGGGGCAATTCGCATCGGCAATGTGGATTTGCGGGATATGGACGAACGCACCCTACAGGAAACAGTGAGCATGGTGTTGCAGGATGTGGTTCTGTTCCCCATGACTGTTGCGGATAATATCCGTCTTGGGCGTCCTGACGCTTCAATGGACAAGGTGATTGAGGTCGCCAAGGCTGCCTGCATCCACGAGCGTGTGCTGCAACTGCCTCTCGGGTATGAGACTCTACTTGAAAACGGAGATGTAGCGCTTTCAGGCGGAGAACGTCAGCGGTTAGCCATTGCCAGGGCCATTCTGAAAGATGCTCCTGTTCTTATTCTGGATGAAGCAACGGCAAGTCTTGATCTGGAAAATGAAACAGCAGTGCAGCAAGCCCTCGCCAATCTTTGCCGGGAGAAGACCACACTTGTGATTGCACACCGCCTTTGGACCATTCAGGATGCAGACTGCATTTTTGTGATGGACAAAGGTGCCATAGTTGAGCGCGGAACCCATGTTGAACTGATGAACGCACTGGGATTGTACGCAAAAATGTGGGAAGTGCAGAATAAAGGAGGGTAG
- a CDS encoding isochorismate synthase — MMFDVIRHSLLFAMDTASKKASAEGRSVLAVASTPVPHADLLSIFARYSRQDDVSLWLGLAGRSILGVGSAMECLGLNSSRFSTVSSEWHAAIDGAVVIGGIAPFALGGFRFDPDCNISPMWKNFKDGALSIPRLAVLHLEDGGCHVVAADYVPPHADLVGRFERIVSLWKNRDSIAGSAPLAQPVLLESEKEKHRWHTLVHAALRDISQGKTRKIVAARMLRVKADVPFTVPAIVQRLKVDNPKAALFAFGRKGVYFIGATPEVLLAANAGVFRTMALAGSAPRSGDPALDAAFGQGLLASEKERQEHDFVVQAVSQALRSRCRCIAMDASPSLHKLKSVQHLVTHFEGEIMHPYNILDIIEHLHPTPAVGGVPCNSALEFLRTHEGFDRGWYAGPVGWLDALGNGEFMVSLRSGIIDGRSAALFAGCGLVAGSDPEKEYRETQLKFSTMLDGVCPEWKKISQCAMKIEDSFRGEKKRIVSIVASCT; from the coding sequence ATGATGTTTGACGTTATCCGCCATTCCCTGCTTTTCGCAATGGACACCGCCAGCAAGAAAGCATCCGCAGAAGGACGGTCAGTGCTTGCAGTTGCAAGTACACCGGTGCCTCATGCGGATTTGCTTTCTATATTTGCCCGCTATTCTCGCCAGGATGATGTAAGCTTGTGGCTTGGGCTTGCGGGCAGATCCATACTCGGCGTGGGGAGCGCCATGGAGTGTTTGGGACTGAACAGCAGCAGATTTTCCACGGTTTCTTCTGAATGGCATGCAGCCATTGATGGGGCTGTTGTGATAGGCGGTATCGCGCCATTTGCGCTGGGTGGTTTTCGGTTTGACCCTGACTGCAACATTTCGCCAATGTGGAAAAATTTTAAGGATGGGGCACTGTCGATACCTCGTCTGGCAGTTTTGCATCTGGAAGACGGCGGTTGCCATGTGGTCGCTGCGGATTACGTTCCTCCCCATGCTGATCTGGTCGGCAGGTTTGAGCGCATTGTTTCTTTATGGAAAAACAGGGATTCAATCGCTGGGTCTGCTCCTTTAGCACAGCCAGTGTTGCTTGAGTCAGAAAAAGAGAAACACCGTTGGCATACTCTGGTGCATGCTGCCCTGCGCGATATTTCGCAGGGCAAGACCAGAAAGATTGTTGCCGCGCGTATGCTGCGGGTCAAAGCCGACGTGCCATTTACTGTGCCTGCCATTGTGCAGCGTTTGAAGGTGGACAATCCCAAAGCTGCGCTTTTCGCTTTTGGGCGAAAGGGGGTTTATTTTATCGGCGCTACTCCGGAGGTTCTCCTTGCCGCAAATGCTGGAGTTTTTCGCACAATGGCGCTGGCTGGCAGCGCTCCGCGAAGTGGAGACCCTGCTCTGGATGCAGCATTTGGACAAGGGTTGTTGGCCTCTGAAAAGGAACGGCAGGAGCATGATTTTGTAGTGCAGGCCGTATCGCAGGCGCTCAGATCGCGCTGCAGATGCATTGCTATGGATGCCTCGCCCTCGCTGCACAAACTGAAAAGTGTGCAGCATCTAGTAACCCATTTTGAGGGTGAGATTATGCATCCATACAATATTCTTGATATTATTGAACATCTGCATCCCACTCCCGCTGTGGGTGGGGTACCATGCAATAGTGCGCTGGAATTCTTGCGTACCCATGAAGGTTTTGACCGAGGATGGTACGCAGGGCCTGTGGGCTGGCTTGATGCGCTTGGAAATGGGGAGTTTATGGTTTCGCTGCGGTCTGGCATCATCGATGGACGAAGCGCTGCCCTTTTTGCAGGTTGCGGTCTGGTGGCTGGTTCTGATCCTGAAAAAGAATATCGGGAAACGCAGCTAAAATTTTCCACCATGCTGGACGGGGTATGCCCAGAGTGGAAAAAAATAAGCCAATGCGCGATGAAAATCGAGGATTCTTTCCGGGGAGAGAAAAAGAGGATTGTATCGATTGTTGCGAGCTGCACATAA
- a CDS encoding class I SAM-dependent methyltransferase has translation MENKEMYADAGEFYDVMAGNLWQRRKGFLKALSGLADVEGAVLDIGSGTGHGLVAVGRVLPDVEMFAIEPSPTMRAVLVSRIMQTEGLQKRTTVIPSTFEDADLPEKVRAVLFLACIGLMDDAARRKFWGRLAKHMSPGGLVLFDVMMIDKPQPVEKIHVAEVPMGRNVYHAWAEGVPLDEQREKWVSTYQIVRDGKVILESHAEYTWQTVSLEDVAREAAPHGFEFEPVNDDTLIPSGILRKLPA, from the coding sequence ATGGAAAACAAGGAAATGTACGCTGACGCCGGGGAATTTTATGACGTGATGGCAGGCAATCTGTGGCAGCGCCGCAAGGGCTTTCTGAAAGCGCTTTCTGGTCTTGCGGATGTGGAAGGGGCTGTTCTGGATATCGGTTCTGGCACCGGGCATGGTCTTGTTGCCGTGGGCCGCGTGCTGCCCGATGTGGAAATGTTTGCCATAGAACCTTCCCCGACTATGCGTGCCGTGCTTGTATCGCGGATCATGCAGACAGAAGGCCTGCAAAAGCGAACTACCGTGATTCCATCAACCTTTGAAGACGCTGATCTGCCCGAAAAAGTCCGGGCCGTGCTGTTTCTTGCCTGCATCGGTCTTATGGACGATGCGGCCCGGCGTAAATTCTGGGGCAGGCTTGCTAAACATATGTCGCCCGGCGGTTTGGTGCTTTTTGACGTGATGATGATTGATAAACCTCAGCCTGTTGAAAAGATTCATGTGGCGGAAGTGCCCATGGGACGCAATGTTTACCATGCCTGGGCTGAAGGTGTCCCGCTGGATGAGCAGCGTGAAAAATGGGTGTCCACATATCAGATTGTCCGTGACGGCAAAGTAATTCTGGAAAGCCATGCTGAGTATACATGGCAGACTGTAAGCCTTGAGGATGTTGCGCGGGAGGCGGCCCCCCATGGCTTTGAATTTGAACCTGTAAATGACGATACGCTTATTCCCTCGGGTATATTGCGCAAGCTGCCAGCATAA
- a CDS encoding ABC transporter ATP-binding protein, with product MMEQVKETGKSPLYVYWQAALPDRGKLLLTLLLACLAAALEIVPFVLIWVIAREAFENTAGTDRALWLTGGILGAILLRFAIQGAVTILGHLAGFRSECRLRCRLIDHMKTVMPAAVEGKSAQLSRAAMDEVGRLNGILAHTIPDAIAGVFMFLICAVLLLWADWRLAMVSCSMLALGAWAQVRIAKASPEMFVRWVQADGRASSALLFYVRGLATLRAFNRQASSLNEVTDSIFAIGKLAGEVTRACAVPYSLFGLAMTSPLLVVLPCALLLHEYGSLGTADLVFATAISGIMLLPLTKVVMSLTALRLLQAAAAHIRDMMALPAFADPPAYKPVTGAEVVFENVSYSVASGSGEEVSILRNISFTLPQGRITTVTGPSGSGKTTLARLLARLDDVSQGRILIGGQDIRDLPILQFQKLVSIVFQDAFLFHGTIRENVLLAKPDATESELANAIEAAGCAEMLKYMPLGLDTPVGDKGLGLSGGEQQRIAIARAFLKNAPILILDEATAHLDPLAAKDITRSLKRLMTDKTVFAISHRLNEIENAHATLVVVNGSLEKQGTHGELLTSSAVYQNLWQLQTRSSAWRLGMERARGEVA from the coding sequence ATGATGGAACAGGTTAAGGAAACAGGGAAAAGCCCACTCTATGTATACTGGCAGGCTGCGCTGCCAGACAGGGGCAAGCTGCTGCTTACCCTGCTGCTTGCCTGCCTGGCTGCGGCGCTTGAAATTGTGCCCTTTGTGCTCATTTGGGTCATTGCCAGGGAGGCATTTGAAAACACCGCCGGAACAGACAGGGCGCTCTGGCTGACCGGGGGAATCCTGGGCGCAATACTGTTGCGCTTTGCCATACAGGGGGCCGTAACCATTCTTGGGCATCTGGCAGGATTTCGTTCAGAATGCCGGCTGCGTTGCCGCCTGATAGACCACATGAAAACCGTCATGCCCGCTGCCGTTGAAGGAAAAAGCGCTCAGCTGAGCCGTGCCGCCATGGATGAAGTGGGTCGCCTCAACGGTATCTTGGCCCACACCATTCCAGATGCCATTGCTGGCGTGTTCATGTTCCTGATATGCGCCGTGCTGCTGCTCTGGGCAGACTGGCGGCTTGCCATGGTTTCGTGCAGCATGCTGGCCTTGGGCGCATGGGCGCAGGTGCGCATCGCCAAGGCTTCTCCCGAGATGTTTGTGCGCTGGGTGCAGGCAGACGGGCGGGCATCGTCGGCGCTTCTATTTTATGTCAGGGGGCTTGCCACATTGCGGGCCTTTAACCGGCAGGCAAGCTCTCTCAATGAAGTGACCGACAGCATCTTTGCCATCGGCAAGCTGGCGGGCGAGGTAACTCGCGCCTGCGCCGTGCCGTATTCGCTGTTTGGCCTTGCCATGACGTCACCCTTGCTCGTTGTTCTGCCATGCGCGCTGCTGCTCCACGAATACGGCTCGCTTGGCACGGCTGACCTTGTTTTTGCAACGGCCATCAGCGGAATTATGCTGCTTCCGCTTACCAAGGTGGTCATGAGCCTTACCGCACTTCGCCTTTTGCAGGCCGCAGCCGCCCACATACGGGATATGATGGCGCTGCCGGCCTTTGCCGACCCCCCCGCGTATAAACCTGTGACTGGTGCAGAAGTTGTTTTTGAAAATGTGTCCTACAGCGTTGCGTCTGGTTCTGGAGAGGAGGTTTCCATACTCCGGAACATCAGCTTCACCCTGCCGCAAGGCCGCATTACAACCGTTACTGGTCCATCCGGGTCAGGAAAAACAACACTGGCCAGACTTCTGGCGCGTCTTGATGATGTTTCACAGGGCCGTATTCTCATTGGTGGGCAGGATATCCGTGATCTCCCAATCCTCCAGTTTCAGAAACTTGTGAGCATTGTTTTTCAGGATGCCTTTTTGTTTCACGGCACGATCCGGGAGAATGTGCTGCTTGCCAAGCCTGACGCAACAGAGAGCGAACTTGCAAATGCCATTGAGGCTGCTGGTTGCGCTGAAATGCTGAAATATATGCCCCTGGGGCTGGACACGCCAGTGGGGGATAAAGGGCTGGGGCTTTCAGGCGGTGAACAGCAGCGCATCGCCATTGCCCGGGCATTTCTGAAAAATGCGCCCATCCTGATTTTGGATGAAGCGACCGCCCATCTTGATCCTCTTGCCGCAAAGGATATTACGCGCAGTCTGAAGCGCCTGATGACTGACAAAACCGTTTTTGCCATTTCCCACCGTCTTAACGAGATAGAGAACGCCCATGCCACACTTGTTGTTGTGAACGGCTCCCTTGAAAAACAGGGAACGCATGGAGAGTTGCTGACCTCTTCGGCGGTATATCAGAATCTTTGGCAGTTGCAGACGCGTTCAAGCGCATGGAGGCTCGGCATGGAACGAGCCAGGGGAGAGGTGGCATGA